A DNA window from Pontimonas salivibrio contains the following coding sequences:
- a CDS encoding nucleoside phosphorylase has protein sequence MSMERDDAREYHIEVGKGDVGRYVFLPGDPGRCEMIAQYFDSPAFVSRHREYETWTGYLDGEKVSVTSTGIGCPSAVIAMEELVNVGADTFMRVGTSGSMQPHIAPGDLGVITAAIRDEGTTSHYLPIEFPAVANFPITQALWQAATDSRLRVHLGVSQSKDSFYGQHSPERMPVAKRLHERWEAWMAGGAICSEMEAAGLYITAQVLGVRATGIMMIMGHPDQSPMTPEEWEASKVEHALPVAIEGMREIIRRDRAAATKG, from the coding sequence ATGTCTATGGAACGCGATGATGCACGCGAGTATCACATTGAGGTGGGCAAAGGTGATGTCGGTCGCTACGTTTTTCTTCCCGGCGATCCTGGCCGCTGCGAAATGATTGCCCAGTATTTTGACTCTCCCGCTTTTGTCTCCAGACACCGCGAATACGAAACGTGGACCGGGTATTTGGATGGCGAAAAGGTTTCTGTGACCTCGACTGGTATCGGCTGTCCTTCAGCGGTGATTGCGATGGAAGAACTCGTCAACGTAGGTGCGGACACGTTCATGCGGGTGGGCACTTCCGGTTCTATGCAACCTCACATCGCCCCCGGTGATTTAGGGGTGATTACCGCCGCGATTCGCGACGAGGGCACCACCAGCCACTATTTACCCATCGAGTTTCCGGCTGTGGCGAATTTTCCCATCACACAGGCTCTCTGGCAGGCCGCCACCGATAGTCGTCTGAGGGTGCACTTAGGCGTCAGCCAGTCCAAGGACTCTTTCTACGGTCAACATTCGCCAGAGCGGATGCCCGTCGCCAAAAGGCTTCACGAGCGCTGGGAGGCCTGGATGGCAGGGGGCGCCATTTGTTCCGAAATGGAAGCCGCCGGTTTATACATCACCGCCCAAGTGTTAGGGGTTCGTGCGACCGGCATCATGATGATCATGGGCCACCCCGACCAGTCGCCGATGACCCCAGAAGAGTGGGAAGCCTCCAAAGTGGAACACGCCCTGCCGGTAGCGATTGAAGGAATGCGGGAGATTATTCGCCGCGACCGGGCTGCTGCCACGAAAGGCTAA
- a CDS encoding A/G-specific adenine glycosylase produces the protein MDTALVRQWYSTHQRDLPWRAEGISAWQILTSEVMLQQTPVARVIPAWQAWCERWPDAHSLSKASLGEVLSQWNRLGYPRRAKNMHQTAQIVAKDYGGELPRDVEALETLPGIGTYTARAIACFAYGVPVPVVDTNVKRVVARVEDGDQAAGHWSVGFGLDRVDQVSATGSATDYCQTQRGLMELGALVCTARSPKCGQCPLQHSCRWKAEGYPEDPSVKPRVQARYEGSDRQVRGIILGWLRDNPESLERDTLESLWPQATQRMRAVESLVRDGLIQRDSRADGEERFSLSWQQPGRGE, from the coding sequence GTGGACACAGCGTTAGTTCGGCAGTGGTATTCGACACATCAGCGTGACCTGCCGTGGCGGGCTGAAGGGATTTCGGCGTGGCAGATTCTGACCAGTGAAGTGATGCTGCAACAAACCCCGGTGGCCAGAGTGATTCCCGCCTGGCAGGCGTGGTGTGAGAGATGGCCAGACGCTCACTCTTTGAGTAAGGCTTCCCTCGGTGAGGTGCTCTCGCAGTGGAACCGCCTGGGGTATCCCAGGCGGGCAAAAAATATGCACCAGACCGCACAGATTGTGGCCAAAGACTATGGGGGTGAACTCCCCCGGGATGTGGAGGCGTTAGAAACACTGCCCGGTATTGGCACCTATACGGCCAGAGCGATCGCCTGCTTTGCCTACGGTGTTCCCGTCCCAGTAGTCGACACCAACGTGAAACGGGTCGTTGCTCGGGTGGAGGACGGCGATCAGGCGGCCGGACACTGGAGTGTGGGTTTTGGGTTGGACCGGGTCGATCAGGTGAGCGCCACGGGTAGTGCGACAGATTATTGCCAGACCCAGCGCGGGTTAATGGAACTTGGAGCATTGGTCTGCACAGCCAGAAGCCCGAAGTGTGGCCAATGCCCCCTCCAACACAGCTGTCGGTGGAAAGCAGAGGGTTACCCGGAGGACCCTTCGGTGAAACCGCGCGTGCAAGCACGCTATGAGGGCAGCGACCGCCAAGTTCGGGGCATCATCCTCGGTTGGCTAAGAGACAATCCGGAGTCGCTCGAGCGTGACACCCTGGAGAGCCTTTGGCCGCAGGCGACACAGCGGATGCGGGCGGTGGAGTCGCTGGTTCGAGATGGTTTAATCCAGCGCGACAGCCGCGCAGACGGCGAAGAGCGTTTTAGCCTTTCGTGGCAGCAGCCCGGTCGCGGCGAATAA
- a CDS encoding SDR family oxidoreductase: MKALVTGASGYVGGRLVPRLLEQGFEVSVIVRDAHRLDDVPWRSQVTVFVGDLRDEEAVAKAVTGQDIVYYLVHSMSHADDFASVEREIAHIVARQAAKHNVSRIIYLGGLHPAGPLSTHLASRKEVGEVLLASGVPTIVLRAGVIIGSGSASFEMIRHLTEVLPYMPAPKWVRNFIQPIAIRDVLHYLIKAASIDPSINRGFDIGGPDVFRYGQLMNGYALEAGLSQRPIAALPVLTPWLASQWVNLVTPIPRSLAVPIIESLLHDAVMKNHDIDDIIAPPPEGLIGYRKAVRLALGKMRAGEVETSWRDAQIAGAPQDPLPTDPEWSGHTVYTDVRTVESEASTTDLFRAVESIGGDNGWYSLPGAWALRGFIDKLVGGVGLRRGRRDADHLVTGDALDFWRVERVEAGHLVRLRAEMKLPGLAWLEFQVDEAESGGSILTQRATFFPHGLGGRLYWLAVMPFHGIVFEGMARGLARKAEAYQDEPQVAASAGNPLE, translated from the coding sequence GTGAAAGCTTTAGTCACTGGTGCATCAGGTTACGTCGGTGGGCGACTCGTCCCGCGCCTGCTCGAGCAGGGCTTCGAGGTCAGTGTGATCGTACGAGACGCCCATCGTTTAGACGACGTGCCCTGGCGCTCCCAGGTGACAGTGTTCGTGGGCGATCTGCGCGACGAAGAGGCGGTAGCCAAAGCGGTTACAGGCCAAGACATCGTCTACTACTTGGTCCACTCGATGAGCCACGCTGACGATTTCGCCAGTGTGGAGCGAGAAATCGCTCACATAGTGGCCAGGCAAGCAGCGAAACACAACGTGTCCCGCATCATCTATTTGGGTGGGCTACACCCCGCAGGGCCGCTATCGACGCACTTAGCCTCCAGAAAAGAAGTGGGCGAAGTGCTCTTAGCCTCCGGGGTCCCGACCATTGTGTTGAGAGCCGGAGTGATTATTGGTTCCGGGTCGGCCAGTTTTGAAATGATTCGACACCTCACCGAAGTACTCCCCTATATGCCTGCACCCAAATGGGTGCGGAACTTTATCCAACCCATTGCCATCCGAGACGTGCTGCACTACCTGATCAAGGCCGCCTCGATCGACCCCTCCATCAACCGTGGATTCGATATTGGGGGACCGGACGTATTCCGCTACGGCCAACTAATGAACGGCTACGCGCTGGAGGCGGGGCTCAGCCAGCGCCCGATTGCCGCCCTGCCGGTACTCACCCCCTGGTTGGCTTCGCAGTGGGTCAACCTCGTCACCCCCATTCCCCGGTCGCTCGCGGTTCCCATCATCGAATCCCTGCTACACGACGCGGTGATGAAAAACCACGACATTGACGACATCATCGCCCCACCCCCAGAAGGCCTTATTGGCTACCGCAAAGCCGTTCGACTGGCTTTGGGCAAAATGCGTGCGGGCGAAGTCGAAACCTCGTGGCGTGATGCTCAGATTGCTGGTGCACCACAAGACCCCCTTCCCACCGACCCCGAATGGTCGGGCCACACCGTGTACACCGATGTGCGCACGGTCGAGTCTGAGGCCAGCACTACCGACTTGTTTCGGGCAGTGGAATCAATCGGCGGCGACAATGGCTGGTATTCCCTGCCGGGGGCGTGGGCGCTGCGGGGTTTCATCGACAAACTAGTCGGGGGTGTGGGGCTCAGGCGGGGTCGTCGTGACGCCGATCATCTTGTCACCGGAGACGCTCTCGACTTCTGGCGGGTTGAGCGCGTAGAAGCCGGACACCTGGTCCGACTGCGCGCCGAAATGAAACTTCCGGGCTTGGCGTGGTTAGAGTTCCAGGTTGACGAGGCCGAGTCGGGGGGAAGTATCCTCACCCAACGGGCCACCTTTTTCCCCCACGGATTAGGCGGTCGGCTTTACTGGTTGGCCGTGATGCCTTTTCACGGGATTGTGTTTGAAGGAATGGCCAGGGGTCTTGCCCGAAAAGCTGAGGCCTATCAGGATGAACCCCAAGTGGCGGCATCTGCTGGCAACCCGCTAGAGTAG
- a CDS encoding DEAD/DEAH box helicase, whose product MAHTGAAKTASRNGSKSKSRRRPLDDEGIIPVLARAVREVESQAARGKVNAQNRTKFQVAALLVREERNRVKDDAEVSTQERAEVLKRLDGLAAIMAKTAAKDTSLIALLAPEAKVSEAAKRLRRDFLLASGAQLAPEELIIVDRVETPSPEAAKQVVPQSVRQAQLANPFMAPDFAAYAQSTGRAEGRLVNWELIEPLFRAFEQGSGGGAASMELPEPAGLSTPGGIELMPHQSSFVEAAKAGHRTFLLADEPGLGKTAQALMAAEVAEAFPLLVVVPNVVKTNWAREVEKWIPGRRATVVHGDGGELDAFSEVFIVNYDILDRHVGWLSKFDFRGMVVDEAHFIKNRESQRSKMVQAVAGTIRARLGHPLLVALTGTPLINQIEDFRMIWQFLGWIDDKKPLTELMAKLENTGLTPVDPGFFAEARRAVISMGIVRRRKEDVAGDIPARRIADIPVELDDEAGRSIRDAERALVERLMARYDRVVAARGTPTPTIDTDLVRLVCHSEIEESKQDDSSQNVFALVRTIGKAKALMAADYTAQLARNVGKVVFFAKHIDVLDVAYQHFVDKGFNPTQIRGDQTSQVRQDAIDRFTTDESVGVIVCSLTAAGVGVNLQAASNVVLAELSWTSAEQTQAIDRVHRIGQNVPVTAWRIVAAQTVDQRIAELIDQKSGLALRALDGDEEASTVEGTMQEAALGNLLIQALEARGEIRG is encoded by the coding sequence ATGGCCCACACAGGTGCCGCGAAAACGGCGTCGCGCAACGGCTCAAAGTCGAAATCGCGTAGGCGCCCCTTAGATGACGAGGGCATTATTCCCGTGCTCGCGCGGGCTGTGCGTGAGGTCGAATCGCAAGCCGCAAGAGGCAAAGTCAACGCCCAAAACCGCACAAAGTTCCAGGTCGCCGCACTTCTGGTGCGCGAAGAGCGAAACCGCGTCAAAGATGACGCTGAAGTGTCGACCCAAGAACGCGCTGAAGTACTCAAACGCCTGGATGGTTTGGCGGCCATCATGGCAAAAACCGCGGCTAAAGACACCAGCCTGATTGCCCTGTTGGCACCGGAAGCCAAAGTGTCGGAAGCTGCGAAGCGGCTTCGACGCGATTTCCTCCTCGCCAGTGGCGCCCAGCTCGCCCCCGAAGAGCTCATCATTGTGGATCGGGTGGAAACACCCAGCCCTGAGGCGGCAAAACAGGTGGTGCCACAGTCGGTGCGTCAAGCACAGCTGGCCAACCCTTTTATGGCCCCCGATTTCGCGGCCTACGCCCAGTCCACTGGGCGCGCCGAAGGACGACTGGTCAACTGGGAGCTGATCGAACCGCTCTTTAGAGCGTTCGAACAGGGCTCCGGCGGTGGTGCGGCGAGTATGGAATTGCCTGAACCGGCTGGCCTTTCCACACCAGGGGGCATCGAATTGATGCCCCACCAATCGAGCTTTGTGGAGGCTGCGAAAGCGGGTCACCGGACCTTCCTCCTCGCCGATGAGCCTGGTCTGGGTAAGACAGCTCAAGCGTTGATGGCTGCGGAAGTCGCCGAAGCCTTCCCGCTCCTTGTCGTGGTGCCCAACGTGGTGAAAACGAACTGGGCCCGGGAGGTCGAGAAATGGATTCCCGGCCGTCGTGCCACGGTTGTTCACGGTGATGGCGGCGAATTGGATGCTTTTAGTGAAGTGTTTATTGTGAACTACGACATTCTCGATCGACACGTCGGATGGCTGTCAAAGTTTGACTTCCGAGGCATGGTCGTTGACGAAGCCCACTTCATCAAAAATCGCGAATCACAGCGTTCCAAAATGGTTCAGGCTGTGGCGGGCACTATTCGGGCGAGGCTCGGACACCCCCTCTTGGTGGCCCTCACGGGAACACCCCTGATTAACCAAATCGAAGACTTTCGAATGATTTGGCAGTTCCTGGGGTGGATTGACGACAAGAAACCCCTGACCGAATTGATGGCCAAATTGGAAAACACGGGCCTCACACCGGTTGATCCCGGGTTCTTCGCCGAAGCCAGGCGGGCAGTGATTTCCATGGGCATTGTCCGTCGTCGAAAAGAAGACGTTGCCGGCGATATTCCTGCCCGTCGTATTGCCGATATTCCGGTCGAGTTGGACGATGAGGCGGGTCGATCCATTCGGGACGCGGAGCGTGCTCTTGTGGAGCGCCTGATGGCCCGTTACGACCGAGTGGTGGCCGCCCGGGGAACACCGACACCCACAATCGATACCGATTTGGTTCGCTTGGTCTGCCATTCAGAGATTGAAGAGTCTAAGCAAGACGACAGTTCACAAAACGTGTTCGCCTTGGTGCGCACAATTGGTAAAGCCAAAGCATTGATGGCGGCTGATTACACCGCTCAACTGGCGAGAAACGTCGGCAAGGTTGTCTTCTTCGCCAAACACATCGACGTGCTCGATGTCGCCTACCAACACTTTGTCGACAAAGGTTTCAACCCCACCCAAATTCGTGGTGACCAAACCAGTCAGGTGCGCCAAGACGCCATCGACCGGTTCACTACCGACGAATCGGTGGGCGTCATTGTCTGTTCCCTCACCGCGGCGGGCGTCGGCGTTAACCTTCAAGCAGCCTCCAACGTGGTCCTCGCGGAGCTCAGTTGGACCAGTGCGGAACAAACCCAAGCCATCGACCGGGTCCACCGAATTGGCCAAAATGTGCCCGTGACGGCCTGGCGGATCGTGGCCGCACAGACAGTCGATCAGCGCATCGCTGAACTCATCGACCAAAAATCTGGTTTAGCTCTTCGCGCCCTCGATGGGGATGAAGAGGCCAGCACTGTGGAAGGCACGATGCAGGAAGCAGCGCTCGGAAACCTCCTTATCCAGGCCTTAGAGGCCAGAGGAGAAATCCGCGGGTAG
- a CDS encoding Pr6Pr family membrane protein, translating to MEPRPGLLRQSLGVLALVAAATLAVALFTQISDQIHHQAFVPEEYFSYFSIQTSIANMVVLTITGLHQLQSHMDSPALVGVRHSLVAYAIVTGSVYNLLLRDLPPKPGGFVSDIAFPNEVIHVVIPAYLVLDWILSPHGAALPWRSMAWGLVYPIGWLGGTLVRGDLAGWYPYAFLNPSNPAGWSGVGAHVLGIALFISALLAAGLMLNRLYCRLRSTRAMSQSAALPADFSSGL from the coding sequence GTGGAACCTCGTCCTGGACTGTTGCGTCAGAGTCTCGGTGTCCTCGCACTGGTGGCCGCTGCCACCCTCGCTGTCGCCCTTTTCACCCAAATCTCGGACCAAATCCACCATCAGGCTTTTGTTCCCGAAGAGTATTTTTCCTATTTTTCTATCCAAACCTCAATCGCCAACATGGTGGTACTGACCATTACTGGGCTTCACCAGCTTCAGTCCCACATGGATTCTCCTGCGCTTGTGGGGGTGCGCCATTCGCTGGTCGCGTACGCGATCGTGACCGGCTCGGTCTACAACCTGTTACTACGGGATTTACCCCCAAAGCCCGGTGGGTTTGTCTCAGATATTGCTTTTCCCAATGAAGTCATCCACGTCGTCATCCCGGCATACCTGGTGCTGGACTGGATTCTCAGTCCACACGGTGCCGCACTTCCGTGGCGTTCGATGGCGTGGGGGCTTGTCTACCCGATTGGATGGTTGGGCGGGACGCTTGTGCGGGGCGACCTCGCCGGCTGGTACCCCTACGCCTTTCTCAATCCCAGTAACCCCGCAGGGTGGTCGGGTGTGGGCGCACACGTCTTAGGAATAGCGCTGTTCATTAGTGCGCTGTTGGCAGCAGGCCTCATGCTGAACCGGCTGTATTGTCGACTGCGCTCTACTCGAGCGATGTCACAGTCTGCGGCGCTACCCGCGGATTTCTCCTCTGGCCTCTAA
- the infB gene encoding translation initiation factor IF-2: MAAKPRVHEIAAELGIDSKRTLEKLKEIGEFVKGPSSTVEPPVARKLKAAFAEEGVVPVPKDEQKKAEPKKPAPKPAAPAPAPEAEVAPEPEPEKSEAPESPSAPGAPESGGATPSSIPTPGIPRPGNNPYASSQGMGRPGMPRPGNNPYASSQGMGRPTPANARAGAERTEAANRATPSRGGAPGSKPPFQQRPGGPGRPGAGGPPAAGGPARPGGGGGGPRGRGRGPGGGTAGAFGRGGSKSKSRKSKRTKRQEFEMREAPSLGGVSVPRGNGDTPVRLRQGASISDFAEKLETLTGMNVPPGNLVTVLFQLGEMATATESLDGSTFEVLGAELGYKIEIVSLEDEDKELLESFDIAFEVEEDEEDLQIRPPVVTVMGHVDHGKTKLLDAIRKADVTAGEAGGITQHIGAYQVWTEHDDIERAITFIDTPGHEAFTAMRARGADVTDIAILVVAADDGIMPQTIEALNHAQAAGVPIVVAVNKIDAEGANPDKVLQQLTEYGLVAEEYGGDTMFRRVSALKGEGINELLDAVLLTADAGLDLRANPNRQARGVAIEAKLDKGRGSVATVLIQSGTLRVGDAIVTGTAYGRVRAMVDEHGEHIEEAMPSRPVQVQGLSSVPRAGDSFIVTDDDRTARQIAEKREAAERNAQLAKARKRISLEDFTKALEDGKIESLNLIIKGDVSGAVEALEESLLKIEVDDTVQLRIIHRGVGAITESDVNLATIDNAIILGFNVRPDTKARERATREGVDIRFYSVIYNALDEIESSLKGMLKPEFEEVQSGVAEVREIFRSSKAGTIAGCIVRSGTITRNAKARIIRDGVVIADGLAIESLRRFKDDVTEVKTDYECGIGLGKIKDIEVGDEVETIEMKEKVRE, encoded by the coding sequence GTGGCGGCAAAACCACGCGTTCACGAAATCGCGGCTGAATTAGGAATTGACAGCAAGCGGACGCTTGAAAAGCTGAAAGAAATCGGCGAGTTCGTCAAAGGACCGTCTTCTACGGTTGAGCCTCCCGTTGCCCGGAAACTGAAAGCCGCTTTCGCGGAAGAAGGCGTCGTCCCTGTCCCCAAAGACGAGCAAAAAAAGGCCGAGCCCAAAAAGCCTGCACCCAAGCCCGCAGCTCCCGCGCCAGCGCCCGAGGCGGAAGTAGCTCCAGAGCCAGAGCCCGAAAAGTCTGAAGCCCCGGAAAGCCCGTCAGCTCCTGGTGCTCCCGAATCAGGTGGCGCAACACCTTCCTCCATTCCTACACCGGGAATTCCTCGCCCCGGTAACAACCCCTACGCCTCCAGCCAAGGAATGGGTCGCCCCGGAATGCCCAGGCCTGGCAACAACCCCTACGCCTCCAGTCAAGGAATGGGTCGCCCCACTCCGGCGAACGCCCGCGCGGGCGCGGAGCGGACCGAAGCGGCAAATCGTGCCACCCCAAGCCGTGGCGGTGCCCCGGGCAGCAAACCTCCCTTCCAACAGCGTCCTGGTGGACCCGGTCGACCCGGTGCTGGTGGCCCTCCCGCTGCGGGTGGTCCGGCACGTCCTGGTGGCGGTGGTGGCGGTCCGCGCGGTCGCGGCCGTGGCCCCGGTGGTGGCACCGCAGGAGCGTTTGGTCGTGGAGGCTCGAAGAGCAAGTCGCGTAAGTCGAAGCGGACAAAGCGCCAAGAGTTTGAAATGCGCGAAGCCCCCTCGTTGGGTGGTGTGAGTGTTCCGCGCGGTAACGGTGACACTCCGGTCCGACTTCGTCAGGGTGCCTCCATCAGTGACTTTGCGGAAAAGCTCGAGACTCTCACCGGGATGAACGTCCCTCCCGGCAACCTGGTAACTGTGTTGTTCCAGCTGGGTGAGATGGCGACCGCGACCGAGTCGTTGGACGGGTCGACCTTTGAAGTCTTAGGTGCGGAGCTCGGTTACAAAATCGAAATTGTCTCGCTGGAAGATGAAGACAAAGAGCTTCTCGAAAGCTTCGATATTGCCTTCGAAGTTGAAGAAGACGAAGAAGACCTACAAATTCGCCCACCTGTGGTGACCGTCATGGGTCACGTCGACCACGGTAAGACGAAACTGCTGGATGCGATCCGTAAAGCGGATGTGACCGCGGGCGAAGCCGGCGGAATCACCCAGCACATTGGTGCCTACCAGGTGTGGACCGAACATGACGATATTGAACGGGCCATCACCTTTATCGACACCCCCGGTCACGAAGCCTTTACGGCGATGCGTGCGCGTGGTGCAGACGTCACCGACATTGCGATCCTTGTGGTCGCCGCCGATGACGGCATCATGCCCCAGACCATTGAAGCGCTGAACCACGCTCAAGCAGCGGGTGTGCCCATCGTGGTGGCGGTCAACAAGATCGACGCCGAGGGGGCCAACCCCGACAAGGTGCTTCAGCAGCTCACCGAATATGGCTTGGTTGCCGAAGAATACGGCGGGGACACTATGTTCCGCCGCGTGTCAGCGTTGAAGGGTGAAGGCATCAACGAACTGTTGGACGCCGTGTTGCTCACCGCTGACGCTGGGTTGGACTTGAGGGCAAACCCCAATCGTCAAGCCCGCGGTGTGGCCATTGAAGCCAAGCTCGATAAGGGCCGCGGTTCTGTTGCGACCGTGCTCATTCAGTCGGGAACACTGCGCGTGGGTGATGCGATTGTAACCGGAACCGCCTACGGACGCGTCCGGGCGATGGTTGACGAACACGGTGAACACATCGAAGAGGCGATGCCCTCGAGGCCCGTTCAAGTTCAGGGTCTCTCCAGCGTGCCCAGGGCTGGCGATTCGTTCATCGTCACCGACGATGACCGCACTGCGCGCCAGATTGCGGAAAAGCGTGAAGCCGCTGAGCGTAACGCTCAGCTGGCGAAAGCTCGTAAGCGCATCAGCCTGGAAGACTTCACCAAGGCTCTCGAGGACGGCAAGATTGAATCGCTGAACCTCATCATCAAGGGTGATGTCTCGGGTGCTGTTGAAGCACTGGAGGAATCGCTGTTGAAGATCGAAGTTGACGACACGGTTCAACTGCGCATTATTCACCGCGGAGTTGGTGCCATCACCGAATCCGACGTGAACTTGGCGACCATCGACAACGCCATCATCCTCGGGTTCAATGTGCGCCCCGACACCAAAGCGAGGGAGCGTGCGACCCGCGAAGGTGTCGATATCCGGTTCTACTCGGTTATTTACAACGCCTTGGACGAAATCGAAAGCTCACTCAAGGGCATGCTCAAACCCGAATTCGAAGAGGTGCAATCCGGTGTCGCCGAGGTGCGCGAGATATTCCGCTCCTCCAAAGCCGGAACAATCGCGGGGTGTATTGTCCGCTCGGGCACCATCACCCGCAACGCCAAGGCTCGCATCATTCGCGACGGTGTGGTGATTGCCGACGGTTTAGCCATCGAGTCGCTTCGTCGTTTCAAGGATGACGTCACCGAAGTGAAGACCGACTACGAATGCGGTATCGGCTTGGGCAAAATTAAAGACATCGAGGTGGGCGATGAGGTCGAAACCATCGAGATGAAAGAGAAGGTCCGTGAGTAA
- a CDS encoding YlxR family protein, with product MVPVRCCLGCRQRESKDLLLRVVAENNRAVLDDSATLPGRGAYVHRNAECVEASLGTKAWPRALREPRLDLEELTLLVHNEEHTKKNRLNG from the coding sequence ATGGTGCCAGTAAGGTGCTGTTTGGGCTGTCGACAACGCGAATCTAAGGACCTGCTCCTTCGAGTCGTGGCAGAAAACAACCGGGCAGTGCTCGATGATTCGGCAACACTTCCGGGTCGCGGAGCTTATGTTCACCGCAACGCAGAGTGTGTCGAGGCATCGCTTGGAACAAAGGCGTGGCCGAGGGCTCTTAGGGAACCCCGACTCGACCTAGAAGAACTAACCCTCCTCGTACACAACGAGGAGCACACGAAGAAGAACAGGCTGAACGGCTAA
- the nusA gene encoding transcription termination factor NusA, with protein MDIDLSVLKLMESERDIPFDELVIIIEQAILTAYEKHTGLADHRGQRVDPDAPRARVELDRKTGHVTVFVPELDDEGTLIGEGVDSPEGFGRIAAQAAKQVINQRIRDIGDDRILGEYRGKDGDIVSGIIQQGPNPRMIHIDLGDVEALLPPEEQVPGEAYEHGTRLRTFVTKVDKGLKGPSITVSRTHPGLVRRLFEMEVPEISEGSVEITSIAREAGHRTKIAVRALVPGVNAKGSCIGELGQRVRAVQSELGEEKIDIVDFSEDLATFVASALSPAKVSSAFVINEELKQVRALVPDYQLSLAIGKEGQNARLAAKLTGAKIDIQPDSVMEGE; from the coding sequence GTGGACATCGACCTCAGTGTGTTGAAACTGATGGAATCCGAACGGGACATCCCTTTCGATGAGCTTGTCATCATCATCGAACAGGCCATTCTCACTGCATACGAAAAACACACCGGCCTTGCCGATCATCGAGGGCAACGCGTCGACCCCGATGCCCCTCGAGCTCGCGTGGAACTCGACCGTAAAACCGGTCACGTCACCGTGTTTGTACCCGAACTCGACGACGAAGGCACCCTCATTGGTGAAGGTGTCGACAGTCCTGAAGGCTTTGGTCGTATTGCCGCCCAAGCAGCCAAACAGGTCATCAATCAGCGCATCCGCGACATCGGCGACGACCGTATTTTGGGTGAATACCGGGGCAAAGACGGCGACATTGTCTCGGGAATCATCCAGCAAGGGCCAAACCCCCGGATGATCCACATTGATTTGGGTGACGTGGAAGCACTGTTGCCGCCGGAGGAGCAGGTTCCGGGCGAAGCCTACGAACACGGCACACGGCTTCGCACTTTTGTCACCAAAGTAGACAAAGGCCTTAAAGGGCCTTCCATTACCGTCAGTCGTACCCACCCCGGTTTGGTGAGGCGTTTGTTCGAAATGGAAGTACCCGAAATCAGCGAAGGTTCGGTGGAAATCACCTCCATTGCCCGCGAAGCGGGACACCGCACGAAAATCGCGGTCCGAGCCCTCGTGCCCGGGGTGAATGCCAAAGGCTCGTGCATTGGCGAGTTAGGCCAAAGAGTTCGCGCGGTGCAATCCGAATTGGGTGAAGAAAAGATTGACATTGTCGACTTTTCCGAAGATCTCGCCACTTTTGTCGCCAGCGCGCTCTCGCCGGCAAAAGTCAGCAGCGCCTTTGTGATCAACGAAGAACTCAAGCAGGTGCGCGCGTTGGTTCCCGACTATCAGCTGTCGCTGGCAATCGGAAAAGAGGGGCAAAACGCCCGCCTAGCCGCAAAACTCACCGGGGCGAAAATCGACATTCAGCCCGATTCGGTGATGGAAGGCGAGTAG
- the rbfA gene encoding 30S ribosome-binding factor RbfA yields MSNSPRVRKMADQIHRVLAERLQKGLRDPDMGYVTITDVKVTGDLQHATVFYTVLGTDDEREASGKALARATGMLRTEVGRHMRVRLVPTLEFVLDALPGTVEDIDRLLDEAKQRDEQLRDVAAGAQPAGDADPYRSEDADDSAR; encoded by the coding sequence GTGAGTAATTCACCCCGGGTGAGGAAAATGGCGGACCAGATCCACCGAGTCCTCGCCGAAAGGCTCCAAAAGGGGCTTCGCGACCCCGACATGGGGTACGTGACAATCACTGACGTGAAAGTCACGGGTGACCTCCAACACGCCACCGTGTTTTACACGGTGTTGGGAACAGACGACGAGCGCGAAGCCAGCGGCAAAGCACTCGCCCGCGCCACAGGAATGTTGCGCACTGAGGTCGGTCGGCATATGAGGGTGCGGTTGGTACCGACGCTTGAGTTTGTCTTGGATGCTTTGCCGGGCACGGTTGAAGACATCGACAGGCTGTTGGATGAGGCGAAGCAACGCGATGAGCAGCTGCGCGATGTCGCCGCTGGAGCACAACCAGCCGGGGATGCTGACCCATATCGGTCTGAAGATGCTGACGACTCGGCTCGCTAG